From a single Phragmites australis chromosome 7, lpPhrAust1.1, whole genome shotgun sequence genomic region:
- the LOC133925188 gene encoding zinc finger CCCH domain-containing protein 31-like, with product MEGAAAAAACKRSRPETANGGAAGVKRSKDTESFQTGLSSKSKPCTKFFSTVGCPFGEGCHFLHFVPGGYQAVAKMHNLGSPAVSAPARGPVDHAAVANSHPASTGKTRMCTKYSTAEGCKFGDKCHFAHGERELGRPAYMSREGPPMGGRFGGRPELPPPAAMGPPAGSFGASATAKISVDASLAGGIIGKGGVNTKQICRVTGVKLSIRDHESDLNLKNIELEGNFDQIKQASNMVGDLIATISASMPAKNPSVAAPPTGQGGGPGGRSNYKTKLCENFVKGTCTFGERCHFAHGESEQRRGAA from the exons ATGGAGggagcagccgccgccgccgcctgcaaGAGATCCCGTCCGGAGACCGCCAACGGGGGCGCTGCCGGTGTGAAGCGCTCGAAAG ACACGGAGTCATTTCAAACTGGTCTATCAAGCAAATCGAAGCCTTGCACCAAGTTTTTCAG TACCGTTGGGTGCCCTTTTGGTGAGGGATGTCATTTTCTGCACTTTGTCCCTGGTGGATACCAGGCAGTTGCAAAAATGCACAACCTAGGCAGCCCTGCTGTATCTGCACCAGCAAGAGGTCCTGTGGATCATGCTGCTGTTGCCAATTCTCATCCAGCTTCGACGGGTAAGACACGCATGTGCACCAAGTACAGTACTGCAGAAGGCTGCAAATTTGGTGATAAGTGCCATTTCGCCCATGGCGAGAGAGAACTTGGTAGGCCAGCCTACATGTCTCGTGAAGGTCCTCCTATGGGTGGTCGGTTTGGAGGCCGGCCTGAACTGCCTCCACCAGCTGCCATGGGCCCTCCTGCAGGAAGCTTTGGCGCCTCAGCTACTGCCAAGATTAGTGTTGATGCCTCTCTTGCTGGTGGCATAATTGGGAAGGGCGGAGTCAACACAAAGCAGATATGCCGAGTTACTGGTGTTAAGCTCTCGATTCGTGACCACGAGTCAGATCTGAACCTGAAGAACATCGAGCTGGAAGGCAATTTTGACCAGATCAAGCAAGCCAGCAACATGGTGGGCGATCTCATTGCAACCATCAGCGCCAGCATGCCCGCGAAAAACCCTTCTGTTGCAGCACCACCAACAGGCCAAGGTGGTGGCCCCGGGGGCAGGAGCAACTACAAGACGAAGTTGTGCGAGAACTTCGTGAAGGGTACCTGCACCTTTGGCGAGCGGTGCCACTTTGCTCATGGGGAGAGCGAGCAGCGGAGAGGTGCCGCTTGA